In the genome of Actinomycetota bacterium, the window CATGGACACGATCACCTACTTCGCCAATCTGCGCGGGGGCGTCGACTACAAGCACGTTGATGGGCTTGCCGAGAGGCTGGACGCGGACCTCTCAAAGAAGGTGGGGGACCTCTCCTCGGGAAACCGCCAGAAGGTCGGTCTCATCCAGGCATTCATGAGCAAGCCCGAGGTCCTTATCATGGACGAGCCCAGCTCAGGCCTCGATCCGCTCGTGCAGCGCGAACTCCAGAAGATGATGCGCGAGGTGGCCGATGGGGGATGCACCGTGTTCCTGTCGAGCCACACGCTCTCCGAGGTCCAGCGTGTCGCTGACCGGGTCGGCATCATTCGCCACGGACATCTCGTTGCGCTTGAGGCTGTCCACGAGCTGCGGGCGAAGGCGATGCGCCAGGTCGAGCTCGAGCTCGATGCGCCGGCAGACGTGTCGGTGTTCGAAGCAGTTGAGGGCGTGCGTGACGTGAGGGCTCAGGGCAACCACGCGCTCATGACCTTCGGTGGCGACATGGGCGCGCTCCTCAAGGCGATCGAGGGGCGATACACCATCGTCGATATCAGCACTCAGTCCGCGGACCTCGAAGAGATCTTCCTCACCTACTACCAGGATGAGGAGGTGTCCTCCTGATGCTCACGAGCGTCTTTCTCAAGACCATGAGGGATCGCTGGAGGGGCTGGACGATCGCCCTTCTCAGCATGGTGGCGATGGGCGCAATGGCGATGGCGGCCTACCAGAACATCAACCCCGCGGTCTTTGCCAGCATGCCCGAGGCCTACCTCTCCCTCCTCGGGCTTCAGGGCGAGATGGACGTCGGTGCGCTCTCCATCAGCGTCGTCATGGGCAGCTACGGCGCCATGGTGATTGCTTCAATGGCGTTCACCATGGGTGCGGCCGCGATCGCGGGTGAGGAGCGCGATGGAACTCTCGGCCTGCTGCTCGGCAACCCCAAGAGTCGCAGCCATGTGCTGGTAGCCAAGGCGCTGTCGATGATCCTGTTCACCGCGGTGACCGTGGCGCTGCTCGCGGGTGCAACGCTGCTTCTTGCGAGCGTGCTCAACGTCTCGATCGGGGATATGGATGTAGCCGCCCTGGGCGTGCATCTGTTGGCGAACTGCTTGTTCTACGGGTTCCTCGCGCTGCTCATTGGCTCGTGGATCGGCAATCGTGGGGCTGCGCTTGGCATAGCCATCGGCGTCATGGTCGTGTCTTTCCTCGGCGTAGGGCTTCTGCCTCTTCTCGAAGGCGGCAAGGACTGGGTGAAGATTCTCCCGGGGTACTACTTCGACGGCAGCGGTCCTTTGTACAACGGCATCAAGTGGAGCGACGTCGGAGTACTGCTCGGTGTGTCGACGTTCTTCGGTGCGGGTGCGATCGTTGGTGTGAATCGGCGGGACCTCAAAGGTCAGTCCACCGACGTCACAATCATGGATCGGATCCGGGCCAATCCGCTGACCGACAAGATCATCGGTCGGCTCGCGGGAGCAGCTCGCGTCTCGTCGGTCTGGTTCAAGACGGCGTCCGAGTATCAGACGACGTTGTTGGTGTCGGCGGCATACATGTTCCTGATCCAGGGCTTCATGCTTGGGCCGTTCTACTCGGTGATTCCTGAGGAGACCCGTGCTATGGGTGACCAGCTTCCCGAGCAGATGATCGCCATCTTCGGAGGTGGCGATCTGAGCACCCCGCAGGGTTGGTATCAGATCGAGACGTTCGGGATGATGGCTCCCGTTGTCATCATGATCGCGACCATCGCAATCGGCGCGGGCGCCATTGCGGGCGAAGAGTCCAAACGGACGATGGGCCTTCTGCTGGCCAATCCGATCAGCCGCGCGCGCATCATCGCCGAGAAGACGTTCACCATGCTGCTCTTCGGTTCCCTCGTGGGTCTGGCGACCTTCGGGGGCGTTGCGCTCGGCTCCATCGTCGGAGACCTAGGAATCGATGTCGGGTACATTGCCGCAACGTGCGTGCTGGCGACCCTCGTGGGCATGTTGTTCGGTGCCTTGGCGCTGGCGGTCGGGGCGGGGACGGGGCGCAAGAAGGTGGCGATGTGGGTGGCCATAGGCGCAGCCACCCTGACGCACGTACTCAACTCGCTCGGCGAGATCAACAGCAACCTCGCGGGCATTCAGAAGCTGTCGCCGTTCTACTACTACTTGGGCAGCGATCCGCTCAACAACGGCATGGACTGGGTCGGGGCGGTGGTGCTCGCAGCGACAACGGTGGTACTCATTGCGGCGTCATTCGTGCTCTTCCAGAGGCGGGATATCCGACAGAGGGACTAGCGCTCCGGGAGTGTGTTCGCTCGCAACGACGGAGGCTCCGGCCGTGATGGCGGGGCCTCCTTGACCCGTTGCCCCTCTTCCGCCCCCTCGGTATACTCGCCTTTGCGCTCTGAGCGGCCTCGGGCTGCTCGCGCCATCGCGGAGAGGTGGCAGAGTGGTTGAATGCGGCGGTCTCGAAAACCGTTAGGCGGGTATCCCCCGTCTCGGGGGTTCGAATCCCCCCCTCTCCGCCAGGAAGAACTGAAGACGCCCGCTCCTCGTGATGAGGGGCGGGCGTCTGCTTTGTAGCGGGCTACTGCTCGCTCTCGCTCGCGTTCTAGTTCAAGTCGACTCTCGTGTGCCCTTTCGTCCAGTGGACCTTCGCGAGGTCGTCCATCAGCCACTGGTAGCAGATCTCTGTGATCGGTCGCTTGCCGAAGACATCCAGAACCGTCATCGTCACGTCGCCGAGCGCGACATTCGCAAGGTCTGGTCGGTCCTCCGCAGCCTGGCGAGCCTCGGCGGCGAGATCCTCGAACGCAGGCACTTCGTCAACGATACTGACGGTCACTCGGTTTTCGCTCTCGGTGGGAATGGGGAGGAGATGCCACGTCCCGCCCGGACCAGGCCAGCCACCTTCGGAGGTCCGCAGGAAGAACCGGAGATCGACCGGGAAGAGCGTGGCCTTCCGTAGGTGCGGCGAGAGAGGTGCAAGAAGCCCCGTGCTCAACTGCTCGTATGACGACAGCGCACCCGAGTACACGGACTCGACGCGGAGACGCAACTGCTCGTGCGTGAAGAAGCTCCAGACCCAAGAGGGGGAGCCAGCCGGTCTGGCATCCGGAAGCGGCCACGGCGCCTGGAGGAACTCCTCGCCCGCCTCGGTAAGCGCCGCAAGGTGGGGTATCAGGGCGAGCAGAGGCTGCTTCAGCCCGGCCGTGGGGCCCACGAAATGGCAGTCCTCTGGCAGGTTGAGTCGCTCGATTGTACGCGTGAGCTCTGCAACGCTGACCGGCTCACCGGTCCAGTCTCGACCAAGCACAGTCCTGGCGGCGAGCCAGGCGGCCTCTCTCGCGATTGGGCCTTCGGCAGCGAGAGGTAACCCTTCTCTGAGCAGGGCGGTCAGCTCATCGCGAATCTCCCCGTGTGCCCAAGACCACGGCCATGCGGGGCTGGGGCTCGGCGCTGCGCTGCGCATGTGTATCCACGGCAAACGACGGGGTGCGCCCCACCCGATGTCCTCCTTGGCGAGGGCCACCACTCGGGGCTGGTCAGGAGAGCTCCGGAGCCAGGCGACAGTGAGCATTGGCTCGTCCACGTAGGTGCCAACGGCCGCCACATCTCCGCTAGCGTCCACCGGAACAATGAGGTCGCCGAGCTGTCCCAGCGATCCGTGGAAGGCGACCATGGCTTCACGAACGAAGAGACCGGCCTCTTCGGAACTCGGGAGCGGAGGTCTTGCGGCCCCTGTCGCGAACTGAGGCGTTCCGGACTCGACAAGATCGCCAACAAGGCCCGGGTCCACGGCTACGATTGCGCACAAGACGTCGTGGATGAACCTGGTCGGAGCCATGCTCAGCAGAGCGCGCAAAGCTCCGCGCCAGCGGGAGAGACAGTCGCGGTCCCCAAGGAGTTCCTCCACGGAGACCACGCCCTCGAGTAACGCACGCGCTGCGAACCATTCCTGTAGCAGCATCAATACGAACTGCACGCTGCCGTTGTCGGCAATGACCAGGCCCGACTCCAGCAGTGGCGTGAGGTCGCCGGTGTGAGGAAGGTCGCGAATCGCCGCAGGTCCGCTCCGCTTGGTCGATTCAACAGCCATTACCATCAGCCATCGTTGTGCCTCATCGTACGATCGCAAGCCGTCCCTGAGTGCTCGGACCACTAGATGTTCAACCAGTTCTCCGGTCGTGGTGGGTGCGTGCGGATTCGTTCTGAGCCAGAGGCCGATCAGCAGCGCAAACAAGGGTAGCGTCGCTGCTTCACGGATGCTTTCGGGCCAGCGAGCAAGGTCCCACTCACGAAGAGGCCGTCCGGCGCCGACCGAGGCCAGAGACAGGGCCTTTTCAGCAGATAGAGGCTGGAGGCTCACCGACTCGCCCTGGCGGATCTCCAGCGAAGTCGCCCTGGTTGTCAGGAGCACGGCTGCCTGCATCCTCGCGGCGAGTGCCCTCGATTCGTCGAGAATGCGTCCAGCACTCCCAAGATCTAGTTCGTCGAGCCCGTCGACTATCAAGGTCAATGCGGGTGAAGGCGGGTTCCCGATAGCGACAACTCGTTTGCGCACTTGGTCAAGTAGATCGGCTTGCGCCAGGGTGCGCGAATCGAGCCATACCGGTACGGCCTTCGCCTCCGACATGGCAGCGCGGACGGCCCGCTGAAAGACGCTTTCCGCAAGAATCGACTTGCCGGCACCGAGTGGGGCAACTAGAACGCCTACGTGACCGGGGCCGAGTGTGCCCTCAGGCAGTGACCGCTGCACAGGCAGAACATCCGAGAGTCGCGCCGCGTCTTCGGGGGCTACGCCCGCGGCAATCAGCCGCGTGGCAACTCGGTGCTGGGAGCCCGAGAGGAGGCCCTCAAGTAGCGATTGTCGTGTTGGCTCACGGCCGAGCGTCCGCTCCACCGTTGAAGCCGTCTGCTTGGCAGCAATGAGGGTGCTCATGACCGCGTCTCGCGAGAGAGACTCACGGAAGGCGTTCAGAAACGCGATGGCAAGAGACTCGTCGTCTGGGTCGCGGCCGTCGAACCGCGACAGCTCAAGCTCGCTCGGCATTGTTGGCTCCCGAATGCCTAGAGCCTCTTCCACCAGGAGCCGCCAATTCGCCTCACGGGCGAGAAACGACTCGTCGACTGGCGCGATGAGCCCCCAACTAGCATTCGACTCATTGAGCGATGCCAATGCCAAGTCGTAGGCGGAACGCATGCGTCGTTCAGTCTCCTCGCCAGGATTCGGCCCGCCAAGCAACGGGATCGCGGACACCGCTGAGAGAGCCAGGCCAATTGCCTCGACGACTGTCACCCGAGCCCCCATCACCAATGACGATCAAGACATCGCCGAGGACAAGTCACCAGTCGATTGTAGCGTCTAGCGCCGACGGTGGGTGCCGTGTTTCCAGCATCTCTCGGCCTCAATCTACTAGGCCCTCCCGATTCACTTCGAATACCTTGACCTCGCTGTTTCGCGTTCTGTTGCTCTCGACTCTAG includes:
- a CDS encoding ABC transporter ATP-binding protein, with amino-acid sequence MSSVTIKTEGLTKHYGKVEALVGLNLEIAGGEIFGFLGPNGAGKTTTIRTMMDEIRPTSGKASILGMDTHEKSVEIRTHIGYLPGDLAMYPNLTGMDTITYFANLRGGVDYKHVDGLAERLDADLSKKVGDLSSGNRQKVGLIQAFMSKPEVLIMDEPSSGLDPLVQRELQKMMREVADGGCTVFLSSHTLSEVQRVADRVGIIRHGHLVALEAVHELRAKAMRQVELELDAPADVSVFEAVEGVRDVRAQGNHALMTFGGDMGALLKAIEGRYTIVDISTQSADLEEIFLTYYQDEEVSS
- a CDS encoding ABC transporter permease subunit, whose amino-acid sequence is MLTSVFLKTMRDRWRGWTIALLSMVAMGAMAMAAYQNINPAVFASMPEAYLSLLGLQGEMDVGALSISVVMGSYGAMVIASMAFTMGAAAIAGEERDGTLGLLLGNPKSRSHVLVAKALSMILFTAVTVALLAGATLLLASVLNVSIGDMDVAALGVHLLANCLFYGFLALLIGSWIGNRGAALGIAIGVMVVSFLGVGLLPLLEGGKDWVKILPGYYFDGSGPLYNGIKWSDVGVLLGVSTFFGAGAIVGVNRRDLKGQSTDVTIMDRIRANPLTDKIIGRLAGAARVSSVWFKTASEYQTTLLVSAAYMFLIQGFMLGPFYSVIPEETRAMGDQLPEQMIAIFGGGDLSTPQGWYQIETFGMMAPVVIMIATIAIGAGAIAGEESKRTMGLLLANPISRARIIAEKTFTMLLFGSLVGLATFGGVALGSIVGDLGIDVGYIAATCVLATLVGMLFGALALAVGAGTGRKKVAMWVAIGAATLTHVLNSLGEINSNLAGIQKLSPFYYYLGSDPLNNGMDWVGAVVLAATTVVLIAASFVLFQRRDIRQRD